One window of Branchiostoma lanceolatum isolate klBraLanc5 chromosome 8, klBraLanc5.hap2, whole genome shotgun sequence genomic DNA carries:
- the LOC136439788 gene encoding somatostatin receptor type 2-like translates to MEPFEFLPFDNLTYDDNGTYPYHQGWTITHVIIPFIYGLVCFVGICGNSLVIYVVLRYAKMKTVTNIYIMNLAMADVLFMFGIPFLAASFALRNWPFGTVMCKIVLSLDAINMFSSVFNLTVMSVDRYLAVVHPVKSADFRRPRIAKVVNVCVWVASIVVISPVIVVAKPTEQMDGSYACNLHWSDTEEGLAFWSTAFIAYTFVIGFVAPLIIIAVCYTLLLRKVKSASARAGVRGSRKRSRRKVTRMVIVMVVVFIICWLPFYTLQLVNLNVQLQVTPFLVGSYHFIVTLSYANSCVNPILYALLSENFKKSYQKAICRRDASIDAFTTHDASHARRRVNSRTVPQQNGGTESVRIEMRSLGGNVLRSSLERNGRDRSRAYHADTVRTISNDLSPEKEA, encoded by the coding sequence ATGGAGCCATTTGAATTCCTTCCTTTCGACAACCTGACGTATGATGACAACGGAACTTACCCGTATCACCAAGGCTGGACCATCACACACGTCATCATCCCTTTTATCTACGGCCTTGTCTGCTTTGTCGGAATATGCGGGAACTCGCTCGTCATCTACGTGGTTCTCCGCTACGCCAAAATGAAGACTGTGACGAATATATACATCATGAACTTGGCCATGGCTGACGTGCTCTTCATGTTCGGGATACCGTTCCTGGCGGCTTCCTTCGCCCTGCGCAACTGGCCGTTCGGAACGGTCATGTGTAAGATCGTCCTATCGCTGGACGCCATCAACATGTTTAGCAGCGTCTTCAACTTGACCGTGATGAGTGTGGATCGCTACCTGGCCGTGGTGCATCCCGTCAAGTCCGCGGACTTCCGCCGGCCCCGCATCGCCAAAGTCGTGAACGTCTGTGTCTGGGTCGCCTCTATCGTGGTCATCAGCCCCGTGATTGTGGTGGCCAAACCGACGGAGCAGATGGACGGGTCGTATGCCTGTAACCTGCACTGGTCGGACACGGAGGAGGGACTCGCCTTCTGGTCCACCGCCTTCATCGCCTACACGTTCGTCATCGGCTTCGTGGCCCCGCTCATCATCATCGCCGTCTGCTACACCCTACTCCTCAGAAAGGTCAAGAGCGCAAGCGCAAGGGCGGGTGTGCGAGGCTCACGCAAGCGCAGCAGACGCAAGGTCACCAGAATGGTCATCGTCATGGTCGTGGTGTTCATCATCTGCTGGCTCCCGTTCTACACCTTGCAGCTGGTGAACTTGAACGTGCAGCTGCAGGTGACCCCGTTTCTCGTCGGCTCGTACCACTTCATCGTCACCCTGAGCTACGCGAACAGCTGCGTCAACCCCATCCTCTACGCGCTGCTCAGCGAGAACTTCAAGAAGAGTTACCAGAAGGCCATCTGCCGCAGAGACGCGTCCATCGACGCCTTCACCACGCACGACGCCAGCCACGCCCGCCGCCGGGTCAACTCGCGCACCGTCCCGCAGCAGAACGGCGGCACGGAGTCCGTCAGGATCGAGATGCGCAGTCTCGGCGGGAACGTTCTTCGCTCGAGCCTGGAGAGGAACGGGAGGGACCGCAGCCGGGCGTACCACGCGGACACCGTGCGGACCATCAGTAACGACCTCTCTCCGGAGAAGGAGGCGTAG
- the LOC136439787 gene encoding autocrine proliferation repressor protein A-like produces the protein MSAGSVSPVLFFSLLLCVVVSFPAGVLTTPLDDYVNKPDPHYSYHEVLEWRLKGPGYTMYLLNMTSQQWLTEDDVNRPIWWHFLTVVIPDNITYPDAGFLFIDGDNNDHPESLPSHGDNFISLVNMFATGTGSVAANLKQVPNAHLVFKKDPLQKRLAEDALIAYTWRHFLDNPDPEWIVNMPMTKASVRAMDAVQDFVKNMTGTQPEKFMVAGASKRGWTTWATAAVDKRVFAIAPIVFDLLNVQKTLHHYYRVLGGWSFAFEDYYFYNLSASLDEPNYEKMRTVIDMLEYKDRLTMPKYHIGTGGDEFFMPDDSYFYWDQLEGEKYKRLIPNADHLCVGHEISIFFGIRSFFLSLMEDSPRPKLTWTRETGPRSGKITLHTDMEPSIIRSFHARTPDAKRRDFRFIKELPDHQYAPHPVVWLPEDVQDMGNGTYVAEFDIPPFGWLAFFIQATFPAPKGTALEFTTEVHIIPETFPFPECHGADCKGTLV, from the exons ATGTCTGCGGGGAGCGTTTCTCCTGTCCTGTTCTTCTCCCTCCTGCTGTGTGTGGTGGTCAGTTTTCCGGCCGGTGTACTGACCACCCCGCTGGACGACTACGTCAACAAGCCGGACCCTCACTACTCCTACCACGAGGTGTTGGAATGGCGTCTGAAGGGTCCCGGTTACACCATGTACCTCCTCAACATGACCTCACAACAATGGCTCACAG AGGATGACGTCAACCGTCCGATCTGGTGGCACTTCCTAACCGTGGTCATCCCAGACAACATCACCTACCCTGATGCCGGGTTTTTGTTTATAGACGGAGATAACAACGATCATCCAGAAAG TCTCCCCTCGCATGGTGACAACTTCATCTCACTTGTCAACATGTTTGCAACAGGAACAGGAAG CGTCGCTGCAAATTTAAAGCAGGTCCCAAACGCTCATCTGGTGTTCAAG AAAGATCCACTCCAAAAGCGGCTGGCCGAGGACGCCCTTATCGCATACACGTGGAGACACTTTCTGGACAACCCTGACCCGGAGTGGATAGTCAACATGCCGATGACGaag GCGTCTGTGCGGGCGATGGACGCTGTGCAAGACTTCGTGAAGAACATGACCGGGACGCAGCCAGAGAAGTTCATGGTGGCGGGGGCTTCAAAG CGCGGCTGGACCACGTGGGCTACTGCTGCGGTAGACAAGAGAGTGTTCGCCATCGCCCCTATCGTTTTTGACTTGCTGAACGTACAGAAG ACGCTTCACCACTACTATAGGGTGTTGGGTGGCTGGTCCTTTGCCTTTGAAGACTACTACTTTTACAACCTCAGTGCCAGTCTTGATGAACCCAACTATGAGAAGATGCGCACGGTTATAGACATGCTTG AGTACAAGGATCGTCTGACGATGCCCAAGTACCATATCGGGACGGGAGGGGACGAGTTCTTCATGCCGGACGATTCCTACTTCTACTGGGACCAGTTGGAAGGGGAAAAATACAAAAG ATTGATACCGAATGCTGACCACCTCTGTGTTGGCCATGAGATCAGCATTTTCTTCGGGATTCGGTCATTCTTCCTTAGTCTTATGGAG GACTCTCCAAGACCGAAACTTACCTGGACACGAGAAACG GGTCCAAGAAGTGGAAAGATAACTCTGCATACCGATATGGAACCTTCGATAATTCGCTCTTTCCACGCACGGACTCCTGATGCAAAAAG ACGTGATTTCCGCTTCATAAAGGAACTCCCGGACCACCAGTACGCACCGCATCCCGTCGTCTGGCTGCCGGAAGATGTGCAAGATATG GGTAACGGGACGTACGTAGCAGAATTCGACATCCCCCCGTTTGGTTGGCTGGCTTTCTTTATCCAG GCCACGTTCCCGGCTCCAAAAGGAACTGCTCTTGAGTTCACCACCGAGGTGCACATCATTCCGGAAACCTTCCCCTTCCCAGAGTGCCACGGGGCCGACTGCAAGGGAACTCTTGTCTGA
- the LOC136440511 gene encoding autocrine proliferation repressor protein A-like, which translates to MSAGSGSPVLFLSLLLCVVVSFPARVLTTPLDDYVNKPDPHYSYHEVLEWRLKGPGYTMYLLNMTSQQWLTEEDVSRSIWWHFLTVTIPDNITHPEAAFMYIYNGDNDDPESLPDHDNEFVTLTHMFALSTGSVSAGLGQVPNQHLVFKNDSLQKRRTEDAIIAFTWRHFLDNPDQPEWLLRNPMTKAAVRAMDTVQDFAKKMVGNQPEKFMVAGESKRGWTTWTTAAVDKRVFAIAPIVMDLLNMQKNLHHFYRALGGWTFAFDDYYDSNITARLDDPTFERMAAIIDPLAYKDRLTMPKYIIGTGGDEFFMPDDSYFYWDQLEGEKYRRWIPNAEHSLGGHRASLFFGLRAFFVSLVEDSPRPKMTWKRETGAKSGMITLHTDMKPITIRSFHARTLDGKRRDFRLVNQPPGQTSPQPHPVIWLPNDVQDMGNGTYTAEFDVPDVGWLAFFIQATFPAPHGTALEFSTEVHIIPETFPFPDCHGADCRGTLL; encoded by the exons ATGTCTGCGGGGAGCGGTTCTCCTGTCCTGTTCTTGTCCCTCCTGCTGTGCGTGGTGGTCAGTTTTCCGGCCCGTGTACTGACCACCCCGCTGGACGACTACGTCAACAAGCCGGACCCTCACTACTCCTACCACGAGGTGTTGGAGTGGCGTCTGAAGGGTCCCGGTTACACCATGTACCTCCTCAACATGACCTCACAACAATGGCTCACAG AGGAAGACGTTAGCCGTTCGATCTGGTGGCACTTCCTGACCGTCACTATCCCAGATAACATCACCCATCCTGAAGCCGCctttatgtacatatataatgGAGATAATGATGACCCGGAAAG CCTTCCCGATCATGACAACGAATTCGTCACGCTGACCCATATGTTTGCGCTGTCAACGGGAAG TGTCAGCGCGGGTCTAGGACAGGTACCCAACCAGCACCTCGTGTTTAAG AACGATTCGCTACAAAAGCGTCGTACGGAAGACGCCATCATCGCGTTCACGTGGAGACACTTCCTGGATAACCCGGACCAGCCCGAGTGGCTGCTCAGGAACCCCATGACAAAG GCAGCTGTGCGGGCGATGGACACAGTGCAAGACTTTGCGAAGAAAATGGTTGGCAATCAGCCAGAGAAGTTTATGGTCGCAGGGGAGTCAAAG CGCGGTTGGACCACGTGGACCACTGCTGCGGTCGACAAGAGAGTGTTTGCCATCGCTCCCATCGTGATGGACCTCCTCAACATGCAGAAG AATCTACACCACTTTTACCGAGCACTGGGAGGTTGGACGTTTGCTTTTGACGACTACTATGACAGCAACATTACGGCCCGACTTGATGACCCGACGTTCGAAAGAATGGCAGCCATCATTGACCCACTCG CCTACAAGGATCGACTGACAATGCCTAAGTACATCATTGGGACGGGAGGGGACGAGTTCTTCATGCCGGACGATTCATACTTCTACTGGGACCAGTTGGAAGGAGAGAAATATAGAAG ATGGATACCAAATGCTGAGCACTCTTTAGGTGGCCATCGAGCCAGCCTGTTCTTTGGATTACGGGCATTTTTCGTCAGTCTggtggag GACTCGCCAAGACCAAAAATGACATGGAAGAGGGAAACG GGTGCAAAAAGTGGGATGATAACGCTACACACTGACATGAAACCTATTACAATCCGGTCATTCCACGCTCGCACACTTGATGGTAAAAG ACGTGACTTTCGTCTGGTAAATCAACCGCCCGGACAGACAAGTCCACAGCCACACCCCGTCATCTGGCTTCCCAATGACGTACAAGATATG GGAAATGGAACGTACACTGCAGAGTTTGATGTCCCCGATGTCGGGTGGCTCGCGTTCTTTATCCAG GCCACGTTCCCGGCTCCCCACGGAACAGCTCTTGAGTTCTCCACCGAGGTGCACATCATTCCGGAAACATTCCCCTTCCCAGACTGCCACGGGGCCGACTGCAGGGGGACTCTTCTCTAA